Proteins found in one Planctomycetes bacterium MalM25 genomic segment:
- a CDS encoding Arylsulfatase → MKSPTILVLAACCLISAQAEVAQADTAPRRNILWIMSDDHATNGVGAYGGRFASLDPTPTLDRLAAGGTRFANCFCSNSICTPSRATLMTGQYSHHNGVRTLNGSLPADRQTLALRMKDAGYQTAMIGKWHLKKEPGAFDYYCVLGGQGKYFNPTFRIRGPKPWPHNTFRPSDRSYDSIHSSDAITNASIAWLKKRDKQRPFFLMHHFKAPHDNFENAERYDWLYKDETLPEPTNLAERGEHGPIDTPRYGTSISKRNTRRNMGDHMATPKSLSDAEYTAETYQRYLKKYLRCVRGVDDNIARLLALLEEQGELDNTIVMYTSDQGFMLGEHDYIDKRWMYEESMRMPFIVHGPGVAAGAVRDELITNVDFLPTILDFAGASAKGEQLDGESLAPLARGEQPESWRDDLYYRYWMHQAHHDVPAHYGVRTKDFKLVFFYGLPLDAEGARDTPTPAHWELYDLVNDPSEDQNVIDDPQYAEVVYGLKKRLLELKEEVGDTDESYDELMEVREGAW, encoded by the coding sequence ATGAAGTCCCCAACGATCCTCGTGCTGGCGGCTTGCTGTCTTATCTCGGCCCAAGCCGAGGTGGCCCAAGCGGACACGGCGCCGCGGCGGAACATCCTGTGGATAATGTCCGACGACCACGCGACCAACGGTGTTGGCGCCTACGGCGGCCGGTTCGCTTCGCTCGACCCGACGCCGACACTCGACCGCCTCGCGGCGGGCGGGACGCGTTTCGCGAACTGCTTCTGTAGCAACTCGATCTGCACTCCCAGCCGCGCGACGCTGATGACCGGGCAGTATTCGCACCACAACGGCGTGCGGACGCTCAACGGCTCGCTGCCGGCCGACCGCCAAACCCTGGCGCTGCGGATGAAGGACGCCGGGTACCAGACAGCGATGATTGGTAAGTGGCACCTCAAGAAGGAGCCTGGCGCTTTCGACTACTACTGCGTGCTCGGTGGTCAGGGGAAGTACTTCAACCCGACTTTCCGCATCCGCGGCCCGAAGCCGTGGCCGCATAACACGTTCCGGCCTTCGGACCGGAGCTACGACTCGATCCACTCGTCCGACGCGATCACGAACGCCTCGATCGCCTGGCTCAAGAAGCGAGACAAGCAACGCCCCTTCTTCTTGATGCACCACTTCAAGGCTCCGCACGACAACTTCGAGAACGCTGAGCGGTACGACTGGCTCTACAAGGACGAAACCCTCCCCGAGCCGACGAACCTGGCCGAGCGCGGCGAGCACGGCCCGATCGACACGCCCCGCTACGGCACCAGCATCTCGAAGCGGAACACCCGCCGCAACATGGGCGACCATATGGCGACCCCCAAGTCGCTCTCTGATGCGGAGTACACCGCGGAGACCTACCAGCGTTATCTGAAGAAGTACCTCCGCTGCGTGCGCGGTGTGGACGATAACATCGCCCGATTGCTCGCTCTCTTGGAGGAGCAGGGCGAGCTCGACAACACGATCGTTATGTACACATCCGACCAGGGGTTCATGCTCGGCGAACACGACTACATCGACAAACGCTGGATGTACGAGGAGTCGATGCGGATGCCGTTCATCGTTCACGGTCCCGGCGTCGCGGCGGGTGCGGTGCGGGACGAGCTGATCACGAACGTCGACTTCCTGCCCACGATCCTCGACTTCGCTGGCGCTTCCGCCAAGGGTGAGCAGCTCGATGGTGAGAGCCTCGCTCCGCTGGCACGCGGCGAGCAACCCGAGTCCTGGCGAGACGACCTCTATTACCGTTACTGGATGCACCAGGCGCACCACGACGTGCCGGCTCACTACGGCGTCCGCACGAAGGACTTCAAGCTGGTCTTTTTCTACGGCCTGCCGCTCGACGCCGAGGGCGCCCGCGACACGCCGACGCCGGCGCACTGGGAACTCTACGATTTGGTCAACGACCCGAGTGAAGACCAGAACGTGATCGACGACCCACAGTACGCCGAAGTGGTCTACGGCCTGAAGAAGCGGCTGCTGGAGCTCAAGGAAGAGGTTGGCGACACGGATGAGTCGTACGACGAGCTGATGGAAGTCCGTGAGGGGGCGTGGTGA